A genome region from Nocardia sp. NBC_00565 includes the following:
- a CDS encoding DUF7373 family lipoprotein has product MGRRLRICATALASTLALTVGACGNDTNNDAALSSTAVDISKLDSGNYPTTPSDVEKTRTDDSGAVREAIRIGAAIPLVMDVDNRFIFDYHTYISRMLTPRSKPNFTGTKLESEEFNTIAPGLVAGWYTLGQRREESGLGREIEMDAIRFSSSDRANAAAQALADRTLGEGYRIAEYPAARTTYVPKVPYGSPRMASWLAHDDMLLYVRVDDPVSIPFNPAEQADFVKRAFDKLVDGLKGYSPTPIDQIKSLPLDVDGLLSRTLPFDKDNRPGGSDPSAVYPKRAAMHFERHPNLAMAAFDDAGVDNIAVSATAIYRTRDISSTTRLIAALEAPVIDEENYAKVDSPTNLATAHCYNAKPGISSASNYPPVCWIAFDRYVAKVNGRNVQDLHQRTAAQYKLLASGR; this is encoded by the coding sequence ATGGGACGACGTCTTCGAATATGTGCCACCGCACTCGCATCTACCTTGGCGCTGACCGTCGGCGCATGCGGAAACGACACCAACAACGACGCCGCTCTGAGCAGTACCGCAGTCGACATATCGAAGCTGGATTCGGGCAACTACCCGACCACCCCGAGCGATGTCGAGAAGACCAGAACCGACGACTCCGGTGCAGTCCGTGAGGCAATCCGAATCGGCGCCGCGATTCCACTCGTCATGGATGTCGACAACCGATTCATATTCGATTACCACACGTACATCAGTCGAATGCTCACTCCTCGATCCAAACCTAACTTTACTGGCACAAAATTGGAGTCCGAGGAGTTCAACACTATCGCGCCCGGACTTGTGGCCGGTTGGTATACCTTGGGTCAGCGACGGGAAGAATCGGGGCTCGGGCGAGAGATCGAAATGGACGCCATCCGCTTTTCGAGTTCCGACCGGGCCAACGCCGCCGCGCAAGCCTTGGCTGATCGCACACTGGGGGAGGGCTATCGCATCGCGGAGTATCCGGCCGCTCGCACCACATACGTTCCGAAGGTGCCGTACGGCTCGCCCCGGATGGCTTCCTGGCTCGCTCACGACGACATGCTTTTATACGTTCGGGTCGACGACCCGGTCAGTATTCCGTTCAATCCGGCCGAACAAGCCGACTTTGTGAAGCGCGCCTTCGACAAGCTGGTCGACGGGTTGAAGGGATACTCGCCCACTCCAATCGATCAAATCAAATCGCTTCCTCTCGACGTGGATGGGCTACTCAGCCGCACGCTGCCCTTCGACAAGGACAACAGGCCGGGTGGATCCGACCCATCAGCGGTCTACCCCAAGCGCGCGGCGATGCACTTCGAGCGGCATCCCAACCTGGCCATGGCCGCCTTCGACGATGCGGGAGTCGACAATATCGCCGTATCGGCCACCGCCATCTATCGCACGCGTGACATATCCAGTACGACCCGGCTCATCGCGGCCCTCGAGGCGCCGGTCATCGATGAGGAGAACTACGCCAAGGTCGACAGTCCCACCAACCTGGCCACCGCGCACTGCTACAACGCCAAGCCCGGCATCTCATCAGCGTCGAACTACCCACCCGTGTGTTGGATAGCGTTCGATCGGTACGTCGCAAAGGTGAACGGCCGCAATGTCCAGGACCTGCA
- a CDS encoding DUF7373 family lipoprotein, producing MKRQLSAAAALAVALLIGTSCASSIDGQPLPGLAPVDLSTLKTGAAATDPSPFKLRTSSDTAQSVRFIEARRMLNYVVQPFDVDSDLTSVGFVKLIADSTSMTADGALPEIYKQVGDNNNLVAGAYVSRSNGNLRSQKRLIISVLRFASDADSKNAADDFARITAEQRERHPIPIDSYPDARATSADNLSANAFQPHGPYVIAISAGMPEANQDKLAGTIKKTIDLQIPQIDRQQPVPVDDLLDLPLDPDGIMRRAAPKAKDYSDPGFSLYDEDFGPFEPAGILHFERNPIDVRKAFEEGGVDLIGRRAGTVYRARDLAAAIRLQTALTKPGKNDTVLDPPPGLGDAQCLRLDLKDLNRQYSSFCAIVYDRYVAVVISSFPELARVDRRLEERTAGQYSILVKSG from the coding sequence GTGAAGAGACAATTGTCTGCTGCGGCGGCACTAGCGGTTGCGCTTCTTATTGGCACCAGCTGTGCGAGCTCGATCGATGGACAGCCTCTGCCGGGTCTGGCGCCGGTTGATCTGTCCACCCTCAAGACCGGAGCCGCAGCCACCGACCCCTCGCCGTTCAAACTGCGAACCAGCTCCGATACTGCACAGTCGGTGCGGTTCATAGAAGCGCGCCGCATGCTGAACTACGTTGTACAGCCCTTCGACGTGGATAGTGATCTGACGAGCGTCGGCTTCGTCAAGTTGATCGCCGATTCTACGTCGATGACTGCCGACGGAGCGCTCCCGGAAATTTACAAACAAGTCGGCGACAACAATAATCTCGTCGCGGGCGCGTACGTTTCTCGGAGCAACGGGAACCTGCGCAGTCAAAAAAGATTGATCATATCAGTTCTGCGCTTCGCATCGGACGCCGACAGCAAGAATGCGGCAGACGATTTCGCCAGAATAACTGCCGAACAGCGTGAGCGTCATCCGATCCCCATCGACAGCTACCCTGATGCACGTGCGACATCAGCTGACAACCTCTCCGCGAACGCATTTCAGCCACACGGCCCCTATGTCATCGCAATCAGCGCGGGAATGCCGGAGGCAAACCAGGATAAGCTCGCTGGAACCATCAAGAAGACAATAGATTTGCAGATCCCCCAAATTGACCGGCAGCAGCCCGTTCCGGTCGACGACCTGCTGGACCTTCCCCTGGACCCCGATGGCATCATGCGTCGAGCGGCACCGAAAGCGAAGGACTATTCCGATCCGGGCTTCAGCCTTTACGACGAAGATTTCGGCCCGTTCGAACCAGCCGGGATATTGCATTTCGAGCGCAATCCGATCGATGTCAGGAAGGCATTTGAAGAGGGTGGGGTGGATCTGATCGGACGCCGGGCAGGCACCGTCTATAGAGCACGCGACCTCGCTGCCGCAATTCGGCTACAAACCGCACTCACCAAACCCGGCAAGAACGACACGGTCCTGGATCCACCTCCTGGCCTCGGTGATGCACAGTGTCTGCGGCTCGACTTAAAAGATCTGAATCGGCAGTACAGCAGCTTCTGCGCAATCGTCTACGACCGCTACGTGGCGGTCGTCATATCTTCATTTCCCGAGCTGGCGAGGGTTGATCGTCGTCTAGAGGAACGCACTGCGGGGCAGTACTCGATTCTAGTGAAGAGTGGGTGA
- a CDS encoding DUF7373 family lipoprotein: MVTAGVLAAVVGACGSEVSGNPGRVETDVSELNVGNYQTKPREIGNAKNDKQARAREAQRLADYVTLPYEADPSYVEDAWGVRPHIVLNRKTLGPLIINDTFDDVAKDLVAGWVNAWATADNPDHKQRTLNVAVLMFPDAQTAQTVGPTLEHDDFTYNNGNEPIQIANYPSTTAHWRPSVSSIGAWTVHDRYVIFMKIVDDTSAPDLPALTAQVEKMLGVQLPLLDKFQPTPAADLQRIPLDPPGLLGRTLPSNPDAPVRAEPDGLYTGRGSLSLLSSPGQDELSLFERTEVDLVSFGDAVVFRSKSNTGSEALWQEWRPSTHSRPGDKTVDAPTGLGQNIECYAKTTQSLDKELIIANFCFLQVDRYVIQAAAKQLQDLHQKISAQYALLTAR; this comes from the coding sequence ATGGTGACGGCAGGCGTGCTAGCGGCAGTCGTCGGCGCCTGCGGCTCCGAGGTATCCGGGAATCCCGGACGTGTAGAGACCGATGTCTCCGAACTGAATGTCGGGAACTACCAGACGAAGCCGCGCGAAATCGGCAATGCCAAGAACGATAAGCAGGCCCGGGCGCGGGAGGCACAGCGGCTGGCGGACTATGTGACTCTGCCGTATGAGGCGGATCCATCCTATGTCGAGGACGCGTGGGGCGTCCGGCCACATATCGTGCTCAACCGTAAGACCCTGGGACCGCTGATCATCAATGACACGTTCGATGATGTCGCCAAAGACTTGGTGGCGGGATGGGTCAATGCATGGGCGACAGCCGATAACCCAGACCACAAACAGCGCACTTTGAACGTCGCGGTGCTGATGTTCCCCGACGCGCAGACCGCGCAGACCGTCGGCCCGACGCTAGAACACGACGACTTCACGTATAACAACGGCAACGAGCCGATCCAGATCGCCAATTATCCGAGCACTACAGCACATTGGCGGCCGAGCGTCTCCTCCATCGGCGCATGGACGGTGCACGACCGATACGTCATCTTCATGAAGATCGTCGACGATACGTCCGCGCCAGACCTTCCCGCGTTGACTGCACAGGTCGAGAAGATGCTCGGCGTGCAACTCCCGCTGCTCGACAAGTTCCAGCCGACCCCCGCCGCGGATCTGCAACGCATCCCCCTCGATCCGCCGGGGCTCCTCGGGCGCACCCTCCCCAGCAATCCGGACGCGCCGGTTCGCGCCGAGCCCGACGGCTTGTACACCGGGCGCGGATCGCTTTCGCTGTTGTCGAGTCCCGGGCAGGACGAGCTGTCATTATTCGAACGAACCGAAGTCGATCTCGTATCCTTTGGCGACGCGGTGGTTTTCCGGAGCAAGTCGAATACGGGCTCCGAAGCCCTTTGGCAAGAATGGCGACCATCGACACATTCGCGACCTGGCGATAAAACCGTCGACGCTCCTACTGGACTTGGCCAGAATATCGAGTGCTACGCAAAAACGACGCAGTCTCTCGACAAAGAGCTCATAATAGCGAATTTCTGCTTCTTACAGGTCGACCGATATGTTATCCAAGCGGCAGCGAAGCAGTTGCAAGATCTTCATCAGAAGATCTCCGCTCAGTACGCTCTCCTGACCGCACGATGA